The following coding sequences are from one Desulfosporosinus orientis DSM 765 window:
- a CDS encoding 4-hydroxyphenylacetate 3-hydroxylase family protein, with product MRTRAQYIERLGKMNNNLYCNGQKMDRLDERQEGTINVMGLTFDAAWDPASKDLCTATSHITGEVINRFNHIHQSVEDLHKKQDMTRFLCNKVGQCIQRCMGIDAANAINAVSYEAQKSPKAKTAYHDNWLKWLERFQREDLVVSCAQTDVKGERLKRPAEQEDPDMYVHVVEERSDGIIVRGSKVHISEASISDEILVVPNRALKKGEEQYALCFAVPSDYEGIKQVVHIHNVRKREHYQRGIEYGYTDSYIIFDDCFIPWERVFLCGETQHGGIAALLFALFHRHSYSGCKPAMLDYVIGLSALAAEINGIENTPHVREMQSKLIMTGELGYAAGYTASSLAKPEVFIPGVGNMKYGPGSYIPNTIYANVGRCLTGEAVFHEQEILCNIAGGMPATFPYENDLLNPATKDLLEKYIKRNPKISIEDQIKFWLNFGDFGLSSFSGPTQYGAYHGGGSPIMEQIAITSQYDMEAKKDIVRAIAGMAPRAKK from the coding sequence ATGAGAACTAGAGCGCAGTATATTGAGAGATTAGGTAAGATGAACAACAACCTCTATTGTAATGGTCAGAAGATGGATAGGCTAGATGAGCGTCAAGAAGGTACTATTAACGTCATGGGTTTAACCTTTGACGCGGCCTGGGATCCCGCTAGCAAGGATCTTTGCACTGCGACGTCCCATATTACAGGAGAGGTCATCAATCGGTTCAATCACATTCACCAGAGCGTAGAAGACTTGCATAAGAAACAAGATATGACTCGGTTTTTGTGCAACAAAGTCGGGCAGTGTATCCAAAGGTGCATGGGCATAGATGCCGCCAATGCAATCAACGCAGTTTCTTACGAAGCCCAGAAGTCCCCTAAAGCCAAAACTGCATACCATGACAATTGGCTAAAGTGGCTGGAACGTTTCCAGAGAGAAGACCTTGTCGTAAGCTGCGCACAGACCGATGTAAAAGGTGAGCGTCTAAAGCGACCAGCCGAGCAGGAAGACCCAGACATGTATGTTCACGTGGTGGAGGAGAGGAGCGACGGCATTATCGTCCGCGGTTCCAAGGTTCACATTTCTGAAGCCTCGATCTCCGATGAAATCTTGGTAGTGCCTAATCGAGCTCTTAAAAAGGGTGAAGAACAGTATGCCTTATGTTTCGCAGTACCTTCGGACTATGAAGGTATAAAGCAAGTCGTTCATATACACAATGTCCGCAAGCGCGAACACTATCAAAGGGGAATTGAATACGGCTATACAGACTCCTATATCATCTTTGATGACTGCTTCATCCCATGGGAACGTGTCTTCCTTTGTGGGGAAACCCAACACGGTGGTATCGCCGCCCTATTATTCGCTCTGTTCCATCGCCATTCCTACTCTGGTTGCAAGCCAGCCATGCTGGACTATGTAATCGGTCTGAGTGCCCTTGCTGCAGAAATTAACGGAATTGAGAATACCCCACACGTGCGTGAGATGCAGTCCAAGCTAATCATGACGGGTGAACTTGGCTACGCAGCAGGCTACACGGCATCTTCCCTTGCCAAGCCAGAAGTCTTCATTCCTGGCGTGGGCAATATGAAATATGGCCCCGGCAGCTATATCCCGAACACCATCTATGCTAACGTCGGGAGATGTTTAACCGGAGAGGCTGTGTTCCACGAGCAAGAGATCCTCTGCAACATCGCTGGAGGTATGCCCGCGACTTTCCCTTATGAAAACGACCTATTAAACCCTGCTACCAAAGATCTATTGGAAAAATACATTAAACGAAATCCCAAGATTTCTATTGAGGACCAAATCAAATTCTGGTTGAATTTCGGGGATTTCGGTCTCTCCAGCTTCTCAGGTCCTACACAATATGGAGCGTACCATGGCGGTGGCTCCCCGATAATGGAACAGATTGCTATCACATCGCAGTACGACATGGAGGCCAAGAAGGATATTGTCCGGGCTATTGCTGGAATGGCACCTAGAGCGAAGAAATAA
- a CDS encoding enoyl-CoA hydratase/isomerase family protein encodes MTYETILVDIEDGIAILTLNRPAVLNALNDQVFIELADVASTFAADPSVRVVIITGGEKVFAAGADIGQMASASAVDVATSDKPSHQAFQLIENMPKPVIAAIAGYALGGGCELSLVADIRIAADNAQFGLPEIKLGILPGAGGTQRLPRLIGSGRAKELIFSGDFINAEEALRIGLVNKVVPADQLFIEAKKMAKKYVDRGAVALLMAKSAVNEGLRMDLEAGLQYEHKCFSLLFATEDQKEGMMAFLEKRPANFQGR; translated from the coding sequence ATGACATATGAAACGATCCTTGTAGACATAGAAGATGGAATTGCTATTCTCACTCTTAATCGCCCCGCCGTACTTAACGCATTGAATGATCAAGTTTTTATAGAGTTGGCGGATGTTGCTTCAACCTTTGCTGCAGACCCGTCGGTACGAGTTGTAATCATTACGGGTGGGGAAAAGGTTTTTGCAGCAGGGGCGGATATAGGGCAGATGGCTTCAGCTTCTGCGGTTGATGTTGCTACCAGTGACAAGCCCTCACATCAGGCATTCCAATTGATAGAGAATATGCCTAAGCCGGTCATTGCGGCAATTGCCGGATATGCGTTGGGCGGGGGATGTGAACTTAGTTTAGTGGCGGATATACGTATTGCTGCAGATAACGCCCAATTTGGCTTGCCAGAAATAAAATTGGGTATTTTACCTGGTGCCGGAGGAACACAGCGTTTACCACGGCTGATTGGTTCCGGTCGGGCAAAGGAATTGATTTTTAGCGGGGATTTTATTAATGCAGAAGAGGCCTTGCGCATAGGTCTTGTAAATAAAGTGGTGCCTGCTGATCAGTTATTTATTGAAGCAAAAAAAATGGCAAAAAAATACGTTGATCGGGGCGCGGTAGCCTTACTTATGGCCAAATCGGCAGTGAATGAGGGGCTAAGGATGGATTTGGAAGCAGGTCTGCAATACGAGCATAAATGTTTTAGTCTTCTTTTTGCTACAGAAGATCAAAAAGAAGGTATGATGGCCTTTTTGGAAAAAAGACCAGCGAATTTCCAAGGGCGATAG
- a CDS encoding sigma-54 interaction domain-containing protein, with amino-acid sequence MSVGAHAVTTSDFPQWDRELLFQILDNIHDVVLVIDSDTTIVYANEAYAKILGVPAAKVLGRRLDNIEPKAMAIEILRTGKASSGGDYLDSLGIDVVGSAFPLYNGENIIGCVSTFKNITEVVELNRELQQTKGVADYLKEQLEQWEQLPLSFKEYVGQNRNVKETLILAAKVARTDSTVLIRGESGVGKEVLARAVHNSSRRKDKPLIKVNCAAIPEDLIESELFGYEDGAFTGAKKGGKLGKFQLAHSGTIFLDEIGDMSITMQAKLLRVLQEKEIERVGGTKTIKVDIRVIAATNRDLESMIKEGTFRRDLYYRLNIVPLNLTPLRERKDDILALAKTFLDQFSREVGHELTLSPQVVGFFQEYDWPGNIRELQNVLEHASIVCNDKTIEMYHMPAQIVPVNKDQYKTKKKPSSVKEIVASVEKELILSALVTHKNNRTKAMKTLGFSRRVFYDKLRRYGIQ; translated from the coding sequence ATGAGTGTCGGAGCCCACGCTGTCACAACCAGCGATTTTCCACAATGGGATAGAGAACTTTTATTTCAGATTCTGGACAACATTCATGACGTAGTACTTGTTATCGATTCCGATACAACGATTGTTTACGCAAACGAGGCATATGCGAAGATACTTGGCGTACCCGCGGCTAAAGTCTTAGGGCGAAGATTAGACAATATCGAACCTAAAGCCATGGCAATTGAAATATTGCGTACTGGAAAAGCAAGCAGCGGTGGCGACTATTTGGATTCTTTAGGTATTGATGTAGTGGGCAGTGCTTTTCCTTTATATAATGGAGAAAATATTATTGGCTGCGTGTCAACTTTTAAAAATATAACGGAAGTTGTTGAATTAAACCGTGAATTGCAGCAAACTAAAGGAGTTGCAGATTATTTAAAAGAGCAGCTAGAGCAGTGGGAACAGCTGCCTCTCTCCTTTAAGGAGTATGTTGGACAAAATAGAAATGTCAAAGAAACATTAATTTTAGCCGCAAAGGTCGCTCGAACAGATAGCACTGTTTTGATTCGAGGTGAGAGTGGTGTTGGTAAAGAGGTATTAGCCAGAGCTGTACATAATAGCAGCCGCCGTAAAGATAAGCCTCTAATTAAGGTGAATTGTGCTGCTATACCTGAGGATCTGATTGAAAGTGAATTATTTGGATATGAAGATGGGGCTTTTACCGGGGCCAAAAAGGGAGGAAAGCTTGGTAAATTTCAGCTGGCTCACAGCGGTACTATTTTCTTGGATGAAATTGGTGACATGAGTATTACTATGCAAGCCAAATTGTTGCGTGTCCTTCAAGAAAAGGAGATTGAGCGAGTAGGAGGAACCAAGACTATTAAGGTTGATATCCGGGTCATTGCGGCAACAAATCGAGATTTAGAAAGTATGATTAAAGAAGGTACATTTCGGCGTGACTTGTATTACCGTTTAAATATTGTTCCGCTTAATCTTACTCCGTTGAGAGAGCGTAAAGATGATATTTTGGCACTCGCTAAAACCTTCCTTGACCAGTTTTCACGCGAAGTCGGGCATGAGCTGACGCTTTCTCCCCAAGTGGTCGGTTTTTTCCAAGAGTATGATTGGCCAGGAAACATTCGAGAATTGCAAAATGTATTGGAACACGCAAGTATTGTGTGTAATGACAAGACTATCGAAATGTATCATATGCCTGCTCAGATAGTTCCTGTTAACAAAGATCAATATAAAACGAAGAAGAAGCCTTCTTCAGTCAAAGAGATTGTGGCTTCTGTGGAAAAGGAACTTATATTATCGGCCTTAGTTACTCATAAGAATAACCGTACTAAGGCCATGAAAACATTGGGATTTTCCAGGCGAGTATTTTACGACAAGCTGCGTCGATATGGTATACAATAA
- a CDS encoding acyl-CoA dehydrogenase gives MASNFLYSNRDHKFILKEWLDVTKILGSKRYQDYLSIDDIDGVLDQSLKVCRDVVAPTNDDGDTIGAKFNDGKVTVPPSFHKAFRFLQDNGWGASNSDVDGEGALPEILNQAVREYIIGANPSMSPYIGLSGGIASVIKMFGSPEQIALYTPKMFEAIWEGTMCLTEPGGGSDVGDMSSKAYPTDDPKVYKIKGTKCFITGGDHDLTDQIIHLVLARVDGAAPGTKGLSLFIVPKIWVNEDGSLGEYNDVATVGIEHKMGLKGSSTAVLSFGEEGYCRGVLLGSAPDEKGFGQGMAQMFMMINGSRMDTGHSALAVATVAYNNAVNYARERVQGRPINNPKGDRVPIIQHEDVRRMLLTQKATLEACRAMIFKGYYYLDLIAHGDDPADVNHAKRSIEVITPLVKAYCSDQGWLMITEAIQVLGGYGFTEEYPVARQARDVKIYSIWEGTNFIQSMDLVGRKWNLDKGNVFKEWMMEMATFVQANQNHDTFAREFALLGKALMAYQDLVGTVFGYFKENIRLVPLYSTRILRITAELYCGCLLMQQALVAKEKLSQGNNDQDFYNGKIQTAKFYVLNIVPDVAATVRIIKEADTSAMDIPEAAF, from the coding sequence ATGGCAAGTAACTTTTTGTACAGCAACAGGGATCACAAATTTATTCTTAAAGAATGGCTGGATGTAACGAAAATTCTTGGATCAAAGCGTTATCAGGATTATCTTAGCATTGACGATATCGATGGAGTTCTTGATCAGTCTTTAAAAGTGTGCAGAGATGTTGTCGCTCCCACAAATGATGATGGTGATACGATCGGTGCGAAATTTAATGATGGAAAAGTTACTGTTCCACCATCTTTTCATAAGGCCTTCAGATTTCTCCAAGACAACGGATGGGGTGCTAGCAACAGCGACGTAGACGGGGAGGGAGCTCTTCCAGAGATCCTTAACCAAGCTGTACGTGAATATATTATTGGAGCTAACCCTTCTATGTCCCCTTATATTGGGCTGAGCGGTGGTATTGCGTCCGTGATCAAGATGTTTGGGTCTCCGGAACAGATTGCTCTTTACACCCCGAAAATGTTCGAAGCAATTTGGGAGGGCACAATGTGCTTAACTGAACCTGGTGGTGGTTCTGATGTGGGGGATATGAGTTCTAAGGCTTATCCAACGGATGACCCAAAAGTATATAAAATTAAAGGAACAAAATGCTTTATCACCGGAGGAGATCACGACTTAACTGATCAAATCATTCACCTAGTTCTTGCCCGAGTTGATGGAGCAGCTCCTGGTACTAAAGGGTTATCGTTATTTATTGTTCCGAAAATTTGGGTAAATGAAGATGGCAGTTTAGGTGAATACAACGATGTCGCAACCGTTGGTATCGAACATAAAATGGGTCTTAAAGGCTCTTCCACCGCTGTGCTATCTTTTGGAGAAGAGGGTTATTGTCGAGGAGTCCTGTTAGGCAGTGCGCCGGATGAAAAAGGCTTTGGGCAAGGTATGGCTCAAATGTTCATGATGATTAATGGATCGCGGATGGATACTGGACACAGTGCTTTGGCGGTTGCCACGGTGGCCTATAACAATGCAGTTAATTATGCCAGGGAACGCGTTCAGGGTCGTCCTATTAACAATCCTAAAGGGGATCGTGTACCCATTATCCAACATGAGGATGTCCGCCGTATGCTGTTAACGCAGAAAGCTACTTTGGAAGCATGTCGTGCCATGATTTTTAAGGGCTATTACTATTTAGATTTAATTGCACATGGGGATGATCCTGCAGATGTCAACCATGCTAAACGCTCGATTGAAGTCATCACACCATTAGTCAAAGCTTATTGCTCTGACCAAGGCTGGCTGATGATTACTGAAGCCATTCAAGTCTTAGGGGGTTATGGATTTACAGAGGAATATCCTGTTGCGCGTCAAGCCAGGGACGTTAAAATTTATTCCATCTGGGAAGGCACTAATTTCATTCAGTCGATGGATCTTGTGGGCCGTAAGTGGAATCTTGATAAAGGTAATGTCTTCAAAGAATGGATGATGGAGATGGCTACATTCGTACAGGCCAACCAGAACCATGACACGTTTGCTCGCGAGTTCGCTCTGTTAGGAAAAGCATTAATGGCCTATCAGGACCTCGTTGGTACAGTTTTTGGCTACTTTAAAGAAAATATCAGATTGGTTCCGTTGTATAGTACTAGAATTTTGCGGATTACTGCTGAACTCTATTGTGGCTGTTTGTTGATGCAACAAGCTTTAGTTGCCAAGGAAAAGCTGAGTCAGGGAAATAATGACCAAGACTTCTATAATGGCAAAATACAAACCGCTAAATTCTATGTACTAAATATTGTACCTGATGTAGCAGCGACCGTGCGGATTATTAAAGAAGCTGATACTTCGGCTATGGATATTCCAGAAGCAGCTTTCTAA